Proteins encoded by one window of Blautia luti:
- a CDS encoding isoprenyl transferase — protein sequence MNVPNHIAIILDGNGRWAKAKGMPRSYGHMKGCANLETVCDYMKELGVKYVTVYAFSTENWKRSKEEVDGLMKLFRSYLKKCIKLADKNKMRVRVIGEISAFDQDIQDSIVKLEEYSYKYDEIYFQIALNYGSRDEILRGIRKLTQDAVDGKVKPEEIDEHTFDSYLDTAGIPDPDLMIRTSGELRLSNFLLWQMAYTEFYFTEVAWPDFNKAELIKAIEKYNQRDRRYGGVKEE from the coding sequence ATGAACGTACCGAATCATATTGCGATCATCCTGGATGGCAACGGACGCTGGGCGAAAGCCAAGGGAATGCCCAGAAGCTACGGTCATATGAAGGGCTGCGCCAATCTGGAGACAGTCTGTGACTATATGAAAGAACTTGGAGTGAAATATGTAACTGTGTATGCTTTTTCCACAGAGAACTGGAAACGTTCCAAAGAAGAAGTAGACGGTCTGATGAAACTGTTCCGCAGTTATCTGAAAAAATGTATCAAGCTTGCAGACAAAAATAAAATGCGTGTCCGTGTGATCGGGGAAATCTCTGCATTTGACCAGGATATTCAGGACAGCATTGTGAAACTGGAAGAGTATTCATACAAATACGATGAGATCTATTTTCAGATTGCCTTAAATTACGGAAGCAGGGATGAGATCCTCAGAGGAATCCGGAAGCTGACACAGGATGCTGTGGACGGTAAAGTGAAGCCTGAGGAAATCGATGAGCATACATTTGACAGTTATCTGGATACAGCAGGGATCCCGGATCCGGATCTGATGATCCGTACAAGCGGAGAACTGCGTCTATCCAATTTCCTGTTATGGCAGATGGCATATACAGAATTTTATTTCACAGAAGTGGCGTGGCCTGATTTCAATAAAGCAGAGCTGATCAAGGCCATCGAGAAATATAATCAGAGAGACCGGAGATACGGCGGGGTAAAGGAGGAATAA
- a CDS encoding phosphatidate cytidylyltransferase, protein MFKTRLLSGILLVIIALATIISGGYVLFFTLLAVSLIGMRELYKAMKVQDEKANLLVYAGYAGAAIYYVAVLLDFGRYGTLAIIFGLVLIMFVYVFTYPEFEAKQVMPAMFGIVYVAVMLSFICLTRALPGGKFHVWLIFLCSWGCDTCAYCVGMLIGKHKMAPVLSPKKSVEGAVGGVAGAALLGVIYAAATQGPILKYAVICAVGALISMVGDLAASAIKRNQGIKDYGKLIPGHGGILDRFDSVIFTAPVIYFLSVIMIEV, encoded by the coding sequence ATGTTTAAGACAAGACTCTTAAGCGGAATCCTGCTGGTGATCATCGCTCTGGCAACGATCATAAGCGGCGGATATGTTTTGTTTTTTACGCTTCTGGCGGTTTCACTGATCGGAATGCGTGAGCTGTATAAGGCTATGAAGGTGCAGGACGAGAAGGCAAATCTTCTGGTATATGCCGGATATGCAGGTGCAGCGATTTATTATGTGGCAGTTCTGCTTGACTTCGGGAGATATGGAACTCTGGCCATCATCTTCGGCCTGGTGCTGATCATGTTTGTCTATGTGTTTACTTATCCTGAATTTGAAGCGAAGCAGGTAATGCCGGCGATGTTCGGAATCGTTTATGTGGCAGTGATGCTGTCCTTTATTTGCCTGACAAGAGCACTTCCGGGAGGAAAATTCCATGTATGGCTGATCTTCTTATGTTCCTGGGGTTGCGATACCTGTGCATACTGCGTGGGAATGCTCATCGGCAAACATAAGATGGCTCCTGTACTCAGTCCGAAGAAATCTGTAGAGGGAGCCGTTGGCGGTGTAGCGGGCGCTGCACTTCTGGGTGTGATCTATGCAGCTGCAACCCAGGGACCGATTCTGAAATATGCAGTGATCTGCGCTGTGGGAGCACTGATCTCCATGGTAGGAGACCTAGCTGCTTCTGCCATCAAGAGAAATCAGGGGATCAAGGATTACGGGAAACTGATACCAGGACATGGAGGAATCCTGGACCGGTTTGACAGTGTGATCTTTACTGCACCGGTGATCTATTTCCTGTCTGTGATAATGATAGAGGTATAA
- the dxr gene encoding 1-deoxy-D-xylulose-5-phosphate reductoisomerase, with product MKKIAILGSTGSIGTQTLDVVRANEDLEVVGLSAGSNVEKLEEQIREFRPKLVAVWKDEAARDLAVRVKDLNVKIVSGMGGLIELARMKESDILVTAIVGMIGIRPTMEGILAGKDIALANKETLVTAGHLIMPLAKECRVNILPVDSEHSAIFQALHGEKRAEVHKLLITASGGPFRGKKTRDLEKVTLEDTLKHPNWVMGQKITVDSATLVNKGLEVMEARWLFDVDLDHIQVVVQPQSIIHSMVEFKDGAVMAQLGTPDMRLPIQYALCYPERRYLAGDRLDFHMLKQITFEEPDRETFKGLPMAIEASARGGSMPTVFNAANELAVRKFLQRKIGFLDIYEIIGQSMSRHTVTENPDLDQILEIEKETYQWIESRW from the coding sequence ATGAAAAAAATTGCAATTTTGGGATCAACTGGATCCATCGGAACTCAGACACTGGATGTGGTTCGTGCCAATGAGGATCTGGAAGTAGTGGGACTTTCCGCAGGAAGCAATGTGGAGAAGCTGGAAGAGCAGATCAGGGAATTTCGCCCGAAACTGGTGGCAGTCTGGAAGGACGAAGCTGCCAGAGATCTGGCTGTAAGAGTGAAGGATCTGAATGTAAAGATCGTAAGCGGGATGGGAGGACTGATCGAGCTTGCCCGGATGAAAGAGTCTGATATTCTGGTAACTGCCATTGTGGGAATGATCGGTATCCGCCCGACCATGGAAGGAATCCTGGCAGGAAAGGACATTGCCCTCGCAAACAAAGAAACACTGGTAACAGCCGGACATCTTATTATGCCGCTGGCAAAAGAGTGCAGAGTAAACATCCTTCCTGTGGACAGTGAACACAGTGCCATTTTCCAGGCACTTCACGGAGAGAAAAGAGCGGAAGTCCATAAACTGCTTATCACGGCATCCGGCGGTCCTTTCAGAGGAAAGAAAACCAGAGATCTGGAGAAAGTTACCCTGGAGGATACGTTAAAGCATCCGAACTGGGTAATGGGCCAGAAGATCACTGTGGATTCTGCGACTCTGGTAAATAAAGGTCTGGAAGTTATGGAAGCCAGATGGCTCTTCGATGTGGATCTGGATCATATCCAGGTGGTTGTACAGCCTCAGAGCATCATTCATTCTATGGTGGAATTTAAGGACGGTGCAGTGATGGCGCAGCTTGGAACTCCGGATATGCGCCTGCCGATCCAGTATGCACTGTGTTATCCTGAACGTAGATATCTGGCGGGAGACAGACTGGATTTCCATATGTTAAAGCAGATCACTTTCGAGGAACCGGACAGAGAAACATTTAAGGGACTGCCTATGGCAATCGAAGCATCTGCCAGAGGCGGCAGTATGCCGACGGTCTTTAATGCTGCCAATGAGCTGGCTGTACGGAAATTCCTGCAGCGCAAGATTGGATTTCTGGATATTTATGAGATTATCGGGCAGTCTATGAGCAGACATACAGTAACAGAGAATCCGGATCTGGATCAGATCCTGGAGATTGAGAAAGAAACTTATCAATGGATCGAAAGCAGGTGGTAG